In a single window of the Lineus longissimus chromosome 4, tnLinLong1.2, whole genome shotgun sequence genome:
- the LOC135486522 gene encoding bifunctional peptidase and (3S)-lysyl hydroxylase JMJD7-like: MEDALNTLAQEAHELYLDPLVPILDHVPTALEFYRDWVAPNKPVLIKGVFDDWPALKCWDVEYLREKIGSKEVTVTVTPNGYADAVSEGKFIMPEERSMKFAGFLDIIERKSKPAGVYYIQKQNSNFTEEFQEIAADAGLEIPWATEAFGKKPDAVNFWMGEEKAVTSMHKDHYENLYCVIHGEKQFIIIPPTDQPFVPYGEYQAAKYVVHEDGSYDVVDDMETGKVPWIPVDPETPDLEKYPKYKRAKPYVIRVEKGETLYLPSLWFHHVRQSQGCIAVNFWYDMEYDIKYNYHKFVEGLLR; this comes from the exons AGCTTTATCTGGACCCGCTTGTGCCAATTCTGGACCATGTTCCGACTGCCCTTGAATTCTATCGAGACTGGGTTGCACCAAACAAGCCGGTGTTGATAAAAGGAGTCTTCGACGACTGGCCGGCTTTGAAATGTTGGGATGTTGAATACCTCAG GGAGAAGATTGGTTCAAAAGAGGTGACAGTGACTGTTACGCCAAATGGTTATGCGGATGCAGTCTCCGAGGGAAAATTCATCATGCCTGAGGAGAGATCGATGAAGTTTGCAGGCTTTCTTGACATTATTGAACGGAAGTCGAAGCCAGCTGGTGTATATTACATCCAGAAACAGAATTCAAATTTCACTGAGGAGTTCCAAGAAATAGCTGCTGATGCTGGTTTGGAAATTCCGTGGGCCACTGAGGCATTTG GGAAGAAGCCAGATGCAGTCAACTTCTGGATGGGGGAGGAGAAAGCAGTAACATCAA TGCACAAGGACCACTATGAGAATCTCTACTGTGTCATCCATGGAGAGAAGCAGTTTATAATTATACCTCCAACGGATCAACCGTTTGTGCCTTACG GTGAGTACCAAGCTGCCAAGTATGTCGTCCATGAAGATGGCAGTTACGATGTTGTCGATGACATGGAGACTGGTAAG GTTCCATGGATTCCAGTCGACCCTGAGACTCCAGACTTGGAGAAATACCCAAAATATAAGAGAGCCAAGCCATATGTAATCCGAGTTGAAAAAGGCGAAACGTTGTACCTTCCCTCACTATGGTTTCATCATGTGAGGCAGTCGCAGGGATGTATTGCAG TTAACTTCTGGTACGACATGGAATACGATATCAAATATAACTATCACAAGTTCGTGGAGGGTTTACTCAGATAA